Proteins encoded together in one Planctopirus ephydatiae window:
- a CDS encoding nucleotidyltransferase domain-containing protein, whose translation MTSAQKAYIMLGKESLWHVATRCHELFDSAQIPYSIARGVAVCLHGYQRNTTDIDLIIHANDSQRVRESLVHAGFEWAPEKVEFRSPEGVTIQFLIAGHLAGKHAEVRIPEPTGELNVEHKEGLNVVRLSRLIEMKIACGTGNLRRTHKDFADVVELIAIRQLDPSFARYLHPSLRKTFKELVRVANDNQ comes from the coding sequence GTGACCAGTGCCCAGAAAGCTTACATCATGCTTGGCAAGGAATCGCTGTGGCACGTAGCGACCCGTTGTCACGAACTATTCGATTCGGCTCAAATTCCCTATTCGATCGCTCGTGGTGTGGCTGTTTGCCTGCACGGATACCAAAGGAACACCACAGACATCGATCTCATTATTCACGCAAATGATTCTCAGCGAGTCAGAGAATCTTTAGTCCATGCTGGCTTTGAATGGGCGCCCGAGAAAGTCGAGTTTCGGAGCCCTGAAGGAGTTACCATACAATTTCTGATTGCCGGTCACCTGGCAGGGAAACATGCGGAAGTTCGTATTCCCGAACCGACTGGCGAACTGAATGTCGAGCATAAGGAAGGTCTGAATGTTGTTCGCTTATCACGATTGATTGAAATGAAGATTGCCTGCGGAACAGGAAATCTTCGCAGAACTCACAAAGATTTCGCCGACGTTGTGGAACTGATTGCCATTCGTCAACTCGATCCATCTTTTGCTCGATATCTGCATCCATCGTTACGAAAAACGTTCAAAGAACTGGTTCGGGTGGCTAACGACAACCAGTGA